The Vibrio metoecus sequence TATCAAAGTTTAGTCACAGGGCGTCATCGACCAGTCGGTGAAACGGACAGTGAACTGGCATTCTGTTGGTTGCTGAATCAAATGGAACAGCGTTACCCCGAAGGTCCACAAGATTGGCCTGAGATGCTGCGTTATGTTGCGCAGTGTTGTGATGAGCTTAGAGCTCTCGGTGTCTTTAATATGCTGCTGTCTAATGGCGAATATGTGATGGCGTATTGCACCAATCATTTGTATTGGATTACTCGCCGAGCCCCATTTGGCCGTGCAGCACTGCTCGATGAAGATGTCGAGATCAATTTCCAAGAAGAGACCACGCCGAATGATGTGGTGTCGGTGATTGCCACTCAACCGTTAACCGGTAATGAAACATGGCAACGGATGAAGCCGGGACAATTCGCGTTTTTCCATTTTGGAGAACGGATTGAAGACAATGCCCATTTGTTGATGGAGGTGGATTTTGCACCGAGTCGACCCGGATGTCAGGCGCCAACCTAACCACTCGACTAAGCGATAGATATTCCTATTGGCAACACCACGTGTTTCGGGGATGTCGTTTGGAAATTAAAGAATGGAATAAAAAAAGAAAGGGTTGAATCATTTCAACCCTTTTTCGATTTGAGATTATTCGGCCGCATAACCGTGCATGCCGAGCGCTTCACCATCCAGATAAGCTTTACCGTCTTTCATTGCTAAACGCTCTTCGACAAACCATTTCACGACAAGTGGGTAGATGCGATGCTCTTGATCCTGCACGCGCGCCGTGAGCTCATCGACCGTATCTTCTTCGAAAATAGGTACTTTGGCCTGCAAAATCACTGGACCGCCATCCAATTGTTCGGTGACAAAATGTACGCTCGTGCCATGTTCTTCATCGCCCGCGTGGATAGCACGTTGATAAGTATTTAGCCCGGATACTTTGGCAGTAACGAAGGGTGGATATTGATCATACGCCCCAAATAGTGGCGAACAAATTCACTACTGAGAATGCGCATGTAACCTGCGAGGACCACTAAGTCAGGCGCAAACTTATCCATCTGCTCCATCAATGCAGCATCAAAGGCATCACGAGTTTCGTAAGCTTTGGGATCAATAAAACAGGCGGCTGCGCCAGCCTGTTTTGCGCGTTCTAAACCGTAAGCTGTTGCTTTATTGGAAAACACAGCCGTCACTTTGCCATCTTGAATACTGGTTTCACAAGCATCAATGATCGCTTGCAGGTTGGTTCCGTTTCCCGAAATTAAAACAACAATACTCTTCATGCTTAGTTGATCTCTACCTGTGCTTCGCTGCTATTGGCGGCTGCGATTTCGCCGATCACCCATGCATTTTCGCCTTCCGCTTGGAGTAGAGCGACGGCTGCATCGGCTTGATCCTTTGGCAGAGCAATGATCAAACCGACACCACAGTTGAAAGTACGGTACATTTCGTGAGTGGTCACGTTACCTTTTTCTTGTAGCCATTGGAAAATGACTGGCCATTCCCAGCTCTTACCATCGATTACGGCTTTCGTACCTTCTGGCAGTACGCGTGGAATGTTTTCCCAGAAACCACCGCCAGTAATGTGAGAGATTGCGTGAATATCGTGTTCAGCAATCAGCTTTAAGCCTGACTTGATGTAAATCTTGGTCGGTGCGAGTAAGTGCTCACCAATGGTTTTGCCTGCTAAAAGCTCATTCTTATCGGCTTTAGAGACTTCTAAAATCTTACGTACCAGCGAGTAACCGTTGGAGTGTGGGCCGCTAGAGCCAACTGCAATTAGCGCGTCACCAACTTGTACTTTGCTGCCGTCGATGATCTCTTCTTTTTCAACCACGCCGACACAAAAGCCAGCCACGTCGTAGTCTTCACCTTCGTACATGCCTGGCATTTCAGCGGTTTCGCCACCAATCAGCGCACAACCTGCTTGCAAACAGCCATCGGCAATGCCGGAAATGACTTCGGCTGCAGTATCCACATCCAGCTTGCCAGTCGCGTAATAATCGAGGAAAAACAGCGGCTCAGCACCTTGAACAATCAGATCGTTAACGCACATAGCAACGAGATCGATACCGATGGTGTCATGTTTTTTCATATCCAGTGCGAGACGCAGTTTGGTACCTACGCCGTCTGTACCAGAGACTAAAACTGGGTGTTTGTATTTGGTTGGTAGCTCACACAGTGCGCCAAAACCACCTAGGCCACCCATAACTTCAGGGCGACGGGTGCGCTTCACTGCGCCTTTAATTCGTTCAACGAGTGCATTACCTGCATCAATATCGACACCTGCATCTTTATAGCTGAGAGATGGATTATTACCGCTCACGGGGAAGTTCCTCGGTCTAGTTGGATATGAAAACGGCGCTATTCTACAGGGCTTAAAACAAAAAGGAAAACGTTTGCGTAAGATTTTTCTCCGGTTTTAGAGTCGGAAAAGTCGACAAAATAAGTGTATAATCCGCAGGTTTAAATTAATGAAGCCGGAGTTGGACATGAAAATTGTTGAAGTTAAGCACCCTCTTGTAAAACACAAACTTGGCCTGATGCGTGAAGGCGATATCAGCACTAAGCGTTTTCGCGAGCTTGCGACAGAAGTTGGCAGCTTGCTGACTTATGAAGCGACTTCTGACTTTGAAACCGAAAAAGTCACGATCGAAGGCTGGAATGGCCCTGTGCAAGTGGATCAGATCAAAGGTAAGAAAGTCACAGTCGTGCCAATCTTGCGTGCCGGCCTTGGCATGATGGATGGCGTGCTTGAGCACATCCCAAGTGCGCGTATCAGTGTCGTGGGTATTTACCGTGATGAAGAAACCCTAGAGCCTGTGCCTTACTTCAATAAGCTGGCTTCTAACATTGAAGAGCGTATTGCCCTAGTGGTTGACCCTATGCTGGCAACCGGTGGTTCTATGATCGCCACTATTGATCTACTGAAAGAGAAAGGCTGTAACCAGATTAAAGTTCTGGTGCTGGTGGCGGCTCCTGAAGGTATTGCTGCTCTGGAAAAAGCACACCCAGATGTTGAGCTTTACACAGCGGCTATCGATGAAAAGCTGAACGACAAAGGCTACATCGTCCCGGGTCTTGGTGACGCTGGCGACAAGATTTTTGGTACTAAGTGATCTTGAATGAGGAAGCCCAATGGCTTCCTCATTACTTTTCTGCGCAATACTTCCTGTCTATCTTTGAGATCTATCCCTACTTTTAATGCAATACCGTGCTAAAAAGTCGCGGATAAATGAATAGCCCTCACAGCACTGAGCGTTCTATCAGTTCTTTCTAACGCATTCCCAATAGTTAATGGCAACATAGTCAGTACTCGGTATGGTATATGGATTATTCGGGCCCATTACGTAAGGTACTAGGATTGATGGATGTGCTTCTGTCTCCACAAAAGCTGGAGCAGGGGAATGCAGTAAGTAGTGCTAGCAGGACGCTGATTATGACGCGAAAGAAATTTAGTTGGATTCTTGTCTCTTTAATTATATTTGGATTTTTTGTGACCAGTTTGGTCAGTTATAAAGTGGCTCACGATACGCTTGAGGAGCAAATCAATAAAGACTCGCTCCCTTTAACCAGCGACAACATCTATTCAGAAATCCAGCAGGATCTGATCCGCCCCATTTTTATCTCTTCTTTAATGGCACAAGATACTTTTGTGCGTGACTGGACATTGGCTGGGGAGCAAGAACCCGAACGAATCATCCGCTATTTGAGTGAGATTCAGCGCCAATATCAAACGATGTCGAGCTTCTACATTTCGGATCGTACTCACAACTATTATCACTACAGCGGAATGTTGAAGACCATCTCGGAATCGAACCCGAATGATGCTTGGTTTTTTCGGGTAAAAAATTCTGCGCCCGATAAACATTTCGAGGTGAATATTGATGTTGATACCGCCAACAGTCATCAAACGGTGGTGTTTGTTAACTACAAGGTTTTTGATTTCGAAAATCGTTTCCTGGGTGTGATTGGTGTGGGGTTGAGCTCCGATGCGGTTTCTGCGTTAGTGGAGAAATATCAAAAACGTTACAATCGGCATATCTATTTTATCAATGAGTTGGGAGAGGTCACTTTGCATGGCTCCAATCACCCTGGCTTTACACGGATTCAGGAGCGTGAAGGGCTGAAAACACTCTCAACCCAGATTTTGACGTCCCCTAGTGTGAGTGGGAGTTATTACGCCGATGGGCAAAAAGTCTATCTCAACAGTCGTTGGGTCGAAGAATTCCAGTGGTACATCATCGTTGAGCAGAAAGATGAATTTAACCAAGACATTTGGTTCAAAGCGATGCTGGGAAATTTAGTGATCAGTGCTTTGGTGGCGATTGCGGTATTAGGGCTTGCACAAATGAGCTTCCGAGGTTACCAAAAACGGCTAGAAGATATGGCGGTAAGAGATAAATTGACGGGCGCATACAGTCGACAAGTGTTTGAGGAGCTAGTTGAAGAGGCGATTTCTAATGCGGCGAAAGAGCAGCATCCTTTAAGTTTGGCTGTTATCGATCTTGACCATTTTAAGCAAGTGAATGATAACTATGGTCATCCGGTTGGGGATCTGGTTTTACAACGTGTGGTTGGGATATGTCAGCGTCATATTGAACAAGTGGGAACCTTGTGCCGCTGGGGCGGCGAAGAGTTTGTTGTTCTACTACCAGACATGCCGTTGCAAGAAGCGCATCAACGCATGGAGCAGATTCGACATGACATTGCGGTGATGAGCAGTAAACCACAGGTTACGGTGAGTATTGGTGTCGTTGAACACTCTCCGAATGAGAGCTTGCTGCAATTGTTTAATCGCGCAGATCAAGCCATGTACACGGCCAAAAATGAAGGCCGTAATAAAGTGGTTGGGTTATCGCTCTAGCCACAATAAAAATAGGGAAGCAATCAGCTTCCCTTTTTTTTATTGCATAGATAAATCGCTTATTTCGACTTTCTTAGGCTCAAGGTACCGCCGGTGCGTGGGGTTGGACGCGGGGCTGGTTTTGATGCTGTCGAAGAGTTGGATGGGGAGCTCTTTGGATGGCGCTGAGCTTTTTTCGAGTTGGGGGCATGACGAAACTCTTGCGCATTTTTACCGTGATAGGTTTTGGGGTTGCGGCGCGCTTTGGATTCTTTATTGGCTTCACGACTATCAAACAGCTTGGCATCGGTCGCACGCTTAATGCTGTCACCACTTTGTGCGACTCGTGAGGCTTCTTCCGTACCGCTGGAGTCTTCACACATAGCCAGAATCTCGCTCACTTCCGCTTCGCTTAAATAACGCCATTTACCGTTTGGAATCCCATCTAACGTGATGTTCATGATCCGCACTCGGCGCAGTTTAAATACCTCATAACCCAAGGCTTCACACATGCGGCGAATTTGGCGATTGAGGCCTTGTGTGAGCACGATGCGAAAAGAATACTGGGTTTCCTGAGTGACTTTACAAGGCAGAGTAACGGTATCGAGAATGTTCACTCCAGATGCCATCTGACGGATAAATTCAGGCGTAATGGGTTTATCGACTCGAACCACGTACTCTTTTTCGTGGTTATTACCTGCACGCAGGATTTTATTCACGATATCGCCATCATTGGTTAGGAAGATCAGTCCGTCAGACGGCTTATCTAAACGACCAATCGGGAAAATGCGTTTGTGGTGACCAATAAAGTCAACAATATTCCCCGGAACATCGCGCTCCGTAGTACAGGTAATGCCTGTTGGTTTGTTTAACGCAATATAGATAGGGCGTTCTTTGCTGCGTAGCGGCTTGCCATCAATACACACTTCATCTTGTTCGGTGACTTTACTTCCGACTTCTGGCTGGGCGCCATTGAGGGTGACGCGGCCTTGTTCAATCAGTTTGTCAGCCTCACGGCGTGAGCAAAAACCCGTTTCACTGATGAATTTATTAAGGCGTTTTTCAATAGGTTGGGACATACAATCTCCTAACGTTTCACAACGGATGGTGCACAAAATCCGCGCATTCTAACAGCTTTGCCTGCTTAGCCAAGACGTTTCTGATGACGCTCTCGGTTTTCCGCTTTTTTCTCCGCACTCTTACGAAGTAATACATAAACCGCGCCGGTGCCTCCATGTAAACGTTGAGCAGAATGAGCACACTGCACTTCGCTAATTTGAGTCAGCCAATGGCTGACAAAACTCTTCATTAATGCGGGAGGGGTAGATCGTTTGCCTCGACCATGCACAATCAACAAGGTACGAATATCCATCGCCATACACTGGCGAATAAATTGAATCACCTCACTGCGTGCTTCTTTAAGCGTTTTTCGATGTAAGTCTAAGCGTGCTTGAATGGGGTATTTGCCCAATCTGAGTTTGCGGTAAACGCCATCTTGTACCCCATCACGCTTAAATTCGAGCATGTCATCAGGCTTAAGCATGGGGGCATGATCGATGGATAGCGCCTCGGGGTCATGGTCAGCCAAGTTCACTGCCGCTTCACGTTTAGCCAGTTGAGCTTCGGTGACTTGGTGGGCTTTTTTGAGTTCAACGGTATCATGAGTAATGGTTTTTACATCGCCCATCATTTGTTGAAAAAGTTCGAGTTCATCTTGCGACATAACAGCACATCAAAGTTATTTCACATGGTGCTGATTATATACCGCTAATTTGGCAAGTTGCACTGAGTTGAGCGGGGAAAGGGCGTGATGCAGAGTATGAGTGCACAATAAAAAACCGGAGCAGACACGCAGTCGGCTCCGGTGCATAGCGTTGTTCTATTTTTCAATAGAGGCTAGCGATCTAGTGAGGAGATTTGTCGTTCATTACTTTGTAGATGAAGAAACCGCCATAGAACAGCATAAGACCTAGAGCGCCAAAGATGACTATCATTGAAGAGAGTCCAACTGCATTACCAAAAAGAAGATTGAGCCAGAAGTCCATGTTTCCTCCAAAGTGTTGAAGACGGAGTAACGTTAAATTCTGGCTACATTTTCAGCACTGATCTGGATCAATTGTGTTGCATAGGTTGCCAATATGTTTCTTGTGTTGAGTTGTGAGTCACATTTTTTTCGTGCTTTGGTGGTGTTTTGAGCGAACGGTTTAAACCATGCAGAAAGTCTGGCTTAAAGGGTTGCGTTTCCGAAAATGGCGAGTAATATACGCAGCGTTCCGGTGAATAGCGCAGTTTGGTAGCGCATCTGGTTTGGGACCAGAGGGTCGGGGGTTCGAATCCCTCTTCACCGACCATATTTAAGGCCTCAGCATTTATGCTGGGGCCTTTTTGCTTTACATCGTGCACGTTATAAAAATGAGCAGGTTGCTGTTTGGCTTTGGTTAAGTTGCTTGATGCTAAAGCCTTTTTGCTCAAGAAAACTGAGTAAGCTTTGCTTGCCAATCAGATGCAAAGTGCCGACCACCACTACATAAGGCTTACCTTGTTGTGGTAAGAAGTGAGGTTGAGTGAGCTTCTCTGCCCAATCCTTATTACGCTCGGTGAGCATTTGGGCTTCCAACTCAACGGACATACCCGTGAGTGTGAGCATTTGTAGCAAACTCTTCTCATCTCCTCTTTTCCAGCTTTCAATCATGCACGCGGTGAGTTTGGTATTGTTTTCCCATTCATCGAGCAAACTCACTAATAATTCCTTCCCTGAATTAGGTAAATGCGCTAACAGATCCACTTGAAATTGTAAGGTTTCTAGACTGATCACCGGCAGTTGATCTTGCTCAGCTTGGTGCATGAAATAAAGGTCGATGCCACGTTCGGCTTGATAACCCATCTCTAAAAATTGGTGCATTTGCAAGATAAGACTGGCTGACCAAGGGGGCAGTTGGCGGATCTGCTGGGCATCCAACCTCAGTTGTTGCGCAATCCCATCTAACACAAACAGTTGTTCATCACTCAAGACTTGCTCACTGCTTACTTTAGTTGTTGGTAAGGTGACATTGGATTGGTGACGGATATCAGTTTCCACTACTAAGCCTGCACTCTGTTTCAGCTCTTGCGTGAGTGGGTTAGGCAATGGATAAAGCTGATCACTGCCTACATGGAGAGAGCCGAAGAGGATCAGTTGTGTCGAGCCTTTGGTTGCAGACCAGTACAGCGGTTCTGCGTGGAGCGGTGGGATAAACAGCCATAAAAGACAGAAGGCGAATCGGTTTCGCATGGAATGAGTGAACTCCTTTAGGTTCGACAAAAACGTTACTTTAGCAGTGAATTAACGGATTTGACGGGGCCAGAATCATGATGAAGCTCACATCTTGTCGATTTGTTCGAGCGAACTCACGATTTGTTGCCGCGATCTTGTGTGATTCCGATCAGCTTTCTTTGCGTAACGCGGATTACTAAGTGTGATCTGGATTGGAAGAAATCTCGTCAAAAATGAAGTGTCGATTTTGACGTTGTTTCTATCATTTTGAAATTTAATGGTTTTTATCTTATGTCAATTTGTAAAGTTTGAACATGATCACTTGGCTAAAGGATTAATTTTGCGCTTAGAAAAAAGTGCCGCTAAATATCCCTGAATTTTAGGTAAAGCCATTGGCTGATGTCGTTGTGAGATTGGGTGCAGGCAGAGCATCCCTCATCGTTAACCAATTTAGGGTAATCATTATGCTGAAAAAGAGTCTTGTCTCGATTGCGGTATTCACTTCATTAAGTGGCTGCGCACTCAATACCACCTCACCACAAGACGTGGTGGATACATTAGCGAATAACTTGGATGTGCAATACCAAGTGGTCAACAATCACGGCGCGGATACCGGTTTGGCTTGTCAAACTCTAGAAGCTGAGTGGGCTTCTTGTAACCAAGTGAATATGACCTTGGTTAACCGCGGTGAGGCGGTTAATTCAAAAGATTGGGCCATTTACTTCCACAGTATTCGCTTGATCCTCGATGTAGGTAATGACCAGTTCAAAATTACTCGCGTAACAGGCGACCTACATAAACTGGAACCTACCGATAAGTTTGATGGTTTTGCCGCAGGTGAAACAGTGACTCTACCGCTGATTGGTGAATACTGGACTCTGTTTGATACTGACTTTATGCCACGCGCTTTTGTAACCGCACCGGATGCCGAGCCAAAAGTGGTTGCTTCTTTGAACACGGAAGATGTGGACAGCTTTGTGTCTGGCCTAGAGGGTGAAAACCTTAAGCGCACTCCTAGCGATAACAATGTATTCGCTCAAGCGCTGTCTCGCTTTGAAAAGAACAGTGATGTTGCGCTGCAAGATGTGACACACGCACTCATCCCAACGCCACTGCAAGTGAAATCGCATAGCGGATCAGTCTCTATCGCGAAAGGTATCGCGCTGCCAAGCAAAGCGTTTGACGGTGAACAAATGCAAGCGCTGAATGAGCGTGCACAACTGCTTGGCGTGAACTTAAAAGGCGTAATGCCTGCGCAAGTGGTTATCAACCCTAAATCATTTAAAGGTGAGCTGGCCAAATCTGGTGCTTACCGTTTAGCGATTACGGATAAAGCCGTCAAAGTTACCGCTTTTGACCAAGCGGGTGCATTCTATGCGATGCAATCGGTGCTGGGTTTAGTCGATATGGCGGATGCGACTCAACTGCCAAAAGTTGAAATCGTCGATGCTCCTCGTTTTGATTATCGCGGTGTGATGGTGGATGTGGCGCGTAACTTCCACTCGAAACAAGCGATTCTAGCGACCTTGGATCAAATGGCGGCTTACAAAATGAATAAGCTGCATCTCCATCTGACCGATGACGAAGGCTGGCGTATTGAAATCCCAGGATTGCCAGAGCTTACTGACATCGGCGCTCAACGCTGTTTTGACCCGAGTGAAACAGAATGTGTATTGCCACAATTGGGTTCTGGTCCAAACGCCGATAACTTTGGCTCTGGTTATTTCACCAAGCAAGATTATTTAGAGATCCTGCAATACGCGAAAGCTCGTCATATCGAAGTGATCCCAGAAATTGATATGCCAGCGCACGCTCGTGCGGCCGTGGTTTCAATGGAAGCGCGTTACCAACGTTTAATGCAAGAGGGCAATGAGGCGGCGGCCAATGAGTTCCGTTTGCTGGATCCGCAAGATACCTCTAACGTCACCACAGTACAGTTCTATGACCGCATGAGCTTTATCAACCCATGCTTAGATTCGTCAAAGCGCTTTGTGGATAAAGTGATCTCTGAGATTGCGACGATGCACCAAGCGGCGGGTATGCCTCTGACAACGTGGCACTTTGGTGGCGATGAAGCGAAAAACATCAAGCTTGGCGCAGGCTTCCAAGATGTGAATACCCAAGAGCCAGTAAGTTGGAAAGGCAACTTGGATCTGAGCAAGCAAGATAAGCCTTTTGCGCGTTCGCCGCAGTGTCAAAACTTGATTGCAACAGGTGCGGTGAGTGATTTCGGCCATTTACCAAGCTACTTTGCTGAGCAAGTGTCTAAGTTGGTTGCCGAGAAAGGTATTGCTAACTTCCAAGCATGGCAAGATGGCTTGAAATACAGCGAAGGCGAAAAAGCGTTCGCAACCGAAAACACGCGTGTGAACTTCTGGGATGTTCTGTACTGGGGCGGTTCTGCTTCTGCCTATGAATGGGCTGAGAAAGGTTACGATGTGATCATCTCTAACCCTGACTACGTTTACATGGATATGCCTTACGAAGTGGATCCTAAAGAGCGTGGTTATTACTGGGCAACCCGTGCAACTGATACACGTAAGATGTTTGGTTTTGCACCGGAAAACTTGCCACAAAATGCAGAAACTTCATTGGATCGTGATGGCAATGGCTTCAGCGGTAAAGGCGAAGTGAAAGGTAAGCCTTTCTATGGTCTGTCTGCGCAGCTTTGGTCTGAAACGGTACGTACCGATGAGCAATATGAATACATGGTATTCCCTCGTGTGCTCGCAGCCGCTGAGCGTGCATGGCATCGTGCGGATTGGGAAAATACTTACAAAGCCGGCGTCGAATATTCGCAAGAGACTCAGTTGGTTAACGATAAAGCGCTGAATGCAGATTGGAATCGCTTTGCTAACGTATTGGGTCAACGTGAGCTGGCCAAACTTGAGAAAGCAGGCATTGATTACCGCCTCCCAGTTCCGGGAGCTAAGATCGAGAACGGTCATTTGGCCATGAACGTTCAGTTCCCAGGTGTCACGCTGCAATACTCACTGGATGGTCAAACTTGGTTGGATTATGACGCGAAGCAAGCGCCAAAAGTGAACGGAGAAGTTTGGATTCGCTCTGTTTCTGCCAGCGGTGAGCGTACCAGCCGAGTGACTTCGCTAAAATAATCGAACACTCATTTCACTGAATGGATAATGAAAGCCTCCGCATGCGGAGGCTTTTCTTTTGTCTTTTTTCTAGAAGAAAAAGTTATGAGACAGCGCTTTGTGTCTAGCCTTTTATTCTCTTCGATAAAAAGGAGAGATCAGTTTCCTTTATGGAAACGGTATTCAAACACTTGGCCGCGCTCATTAAAGGCGTATACCGCGTAGCTGTCTTTCTTATCGCCATATTCCATACCCGGTGAACCCATAGGCATTCCCGGAACTGCTAACCCTTTCGCATTTTTCGGTGGGTTTGCCAGAAAGTCTTTAATGTCTTGCGCTGGAATGTGACCTTCAAAGACATAACCGCCGATCTCTGCGGTATGGCAAGAGGCCAGTTTTGGTTTTACCCCCAGTTGTTGCTTAATCCCATTCATGTCGTCATGCAGGACTTCTTTAACCGTAAAACCATTTTCTTCCATGTGTTTGGTCCATTCGGTGCAACAACCACAGTAAGGTGATTTGTGATTCACTACATCAACGGCAAGCGCTTGCCCTGAAAATGTAGCCAATAGGGCGAGTGTCATAATTGATCGTTTCATGATTTACCTCATTGAGAATGTTGGTCGAAAGAAATTTTGCTCCAGCGCAGTCGATTCGCATTGCTGACTACGGTAATGGAGGAGAGCGCCATCGCCGCACCGGCGACAACTGGGCTGAGTAAAAATCCAAACGCTGGGTAAAGCACACCCGCCGCGATAGGAATGCCCAGCGTGTTGTAAATAAATGCGCCAAACAGGTTCTGCTTCATATTGCGCACGGTGGCTTGAGAAAGCTCAATCGCACTGACCACACTGGTTGGCGATGAGTTCAAAAGTGTCATCTGTGCGCTCTCGATCGCCACATCACTGCCACTACCCATTGCAATACCAATGTCAGCCAGCGCTAAAGCTGGGGCATCATTAATCCCATCGCCAATCATGGCGACTTTACGGCCTTGTTGTTGCAAAGCTTGAATGTGCTGCGCTTTTTGGTCTGGCAGCACTTGCGCTATCACTTGCGAGATACCGAGCTCTTTGGCAATCGCATTGGCAACCGAAGCGTGATCGCCAGTCAGCATCACGGTATGAATTCCAAGCTCATTGAGCTTACGTACCGCTTGTGCTGAGGTGGGTTTGATCGGATCGGCAATGGCTAATACACCTTGCAACATGCCGCGATAAGCCACTGCAACCGGAGTCCATACTTGTGCTGCAAACTGCTCTAGAGTCGATTCAGCCATCGACAAATCAATGCCTTGCTCTTTCATAAAAGTCAATGAGCCGACAAGCACGGTTTGATTTTGGTAATCGGCTGAGAGGCCACGCCCACGTTGGTTAGTGAATTGGCTGATCTCCACAGGGCTAATATTGCGCTGTTTCGCGTAATCACAGATCGCTTTAGCCAGTGGGTGTTCAGATTGCTGCTCAAGGGCATAGGCTAGGGCAAGTAATTGGTTTTCATCACCCTGCATGACATGCAGTGATTGAATACTCGGTTTGCCTAAGGTCAGAGTCCCCGTTTTATCAAACACGACGGTATCTACCTGACTTGCGGTCTGCAGTACATTGGCATCGCGAATCAAAATACCCATCTCTGCCGCCTTGCCGATACCCACGGTAATGGAGAGCGGAGTGGCAAGCCCCAAAGCACAAGGGCAGGCAATGATCAGCACAGTCGTCGCAACGACTAGCATGTAACTGGCTTTAGGATCTGGGCCATACAGATACCAAAGTGCGGCAGACAAGATGGCAATGAACACCACGACAGGGACGAAGACGGACGAAATCTGGTCTGCTAAACGAGCCATCGCAGGTTTACTGCTTTGCGCTTGTCTTACCAGCTGGATAATACGAGCCAGCATAGTTTCCGAACCAATGCCAGTAGCAGTGATCACTAAGCTGCCATCTTGGTTCAGAGTACCTGCCGCCAC is a genomic window containing:
- a CDS encoding class II glutamine amidotransferase, with product MCELLGMSANVPTDICFSFTGLMQRGGKTGPHRDGWGIAFYESKGFRTFKDPNPSSQSKIAELVQQYPIKSRAVISHIRQANRGGVNLENTHPFTRELWGQYWTFAHNGQLTGYQSLVTGRHRPVGETDSELAFCWLLNQMEQRYPEGPQDWPEMLRYVAQCCDELRALGVFNMLLSNGEYVMAYCTNHLYWITRRAPFGRAALLDEDVEINFQEETTPNDVVSVIATQPLTGNETWQRMKPGQFAFFHFGERIEDNAHLLMEVDFAPSRPGCQAPT
- the purM gene encoding phosphoribosylformylglycinamidine cyclo-ligase; the encoded protein is MSGNNPSLSYKDAGVDIDAGNALVERIKGAVKRTRRPEVMGGLGGFGALCELPTKYKHPVLVSGTDGVGTKLRLALDMKKHDTIGIDLVAMCVNDLIVQGAEPLFFLDYYATGKLDVDTAAEVISGIADGCLQAGCALIGGETAEMPGMYEGEDYDVAGFCVGVVEKEEIIDGSKVQVGDALIAVGSSGPHSNGYSLVRKILEVSKADKNELLAGKTIGEHLLAPTKIYIKSGLKLIAEHDIHAISHITGGGFWENIPRVLPEGTKAVIDGKSWEWPVIFQWLQEKGNVTTHEMYRTFNCGVGLIIALPKDQADAAVALLQAEGENAWVIGEIAAANSSEAQVEIN
- the upp gene encoding uracil phosphoribosyltransferase — protein: MKIVEVKHPLVKHKLGLMREGDISTKRFRELATEVGSLLTYEATSDFETEKVTIEGWNGPVQVDQIKGKKVTVVPILRAGLGMMDGVLEHIPSARISVVGIYRDEETLEPVPYFNKLASNIEERIALVVDPMLATGGSMIATIDLLKEKGCNQIKVLVLVAAPEGIAALEKAHPDVELYTAAIDEKLNDKGYIVPGLGDAGDKIFGTK
- a CDS encoding sensor domain-containing diguanylate cyclase, producing MTRKKFSWILVSLIIFGFFVTSLVSYKVAHDTLEEQINKDSLPLTSDNIYSEIQQDLIRPIFISSLMAQDTFVRDWTLAGEQEPERIIRYLSEIQRQYQTMSSFYISDRTHNYYHYSGMLKTISESNPNDAWFFRVKNSAPDKHFEVNIDVDTANSHQTVVFVNYKVFDFENRFLGVIGVGLSSDAVSALVEKYQKRYNRHIYFINELGEVTLHGSNHPGFTRIQEREGLKTLSTQILTSPSVSGSYYADGQKVYLNSRWVEEFQWYIIVEQKDEFNQDIWFKAMLGNLVISALVAIAVLGLAQMSFRGYQKRLEDMAVRDKLTGAYSRQVFEELVEEAISNAAKEQHPLSLAVIDLDHFKQVNDNYGHPVGDLVLQRVVGICQRHIEQVGTLCRWGGEEFVVLLPDMPLQEAHQRMEQIRHDIAVMSSKPQVTVSIGVVEHSPNESLLQLFNRADQAMYTAKNEGRNKVVGLSL
- the rluF gene encoding 23S rRNA pseudouridine(2604) synthase RluF, giving the protein MSQPIEKRLNKFISETGFCSRREADKLIEQGRVTLNGAQPEVGSKVTEQDEVCIDGKPLRSKERPIYIALNKPTGITCTTERDVPGNIVDFIGHHKRIFPIGRLDKPSDGLIFLTNDGDIVNKILRAGNNHEKEYVVRVDKPITPEFIRQMASGVNILDTVTLPCKVTQETQYSFRIVLTQGLNRQIRRMCEALGYEVFKLRRVRIMNITLDGIPNGKWRYLSEAEVSEILAMCEDSSGTEEASRVAQSGDSIKRATDAKLFDSREANKESKARRNPKTYHGKNAQEFRHAPNSKKAQRHPKSSPSNSSTASKPAPRPTPRTGGTLSLRKSK
- the smrA gene encoding DNA endonuclease SmrA, which translates into the protein MSQDELELFQQMMGDVKTITHDTVELKKAHQVTEAQLAKREAAVNLADHDPEALSIDHAPMLKPDDMLEFKRDGVQDGVYRKLRLGKYPIQARLDLHRKTLKEARSEVIQFIRQCMAMDIRTLLIVHGRGKRSTPPALMKSFVSHWLTQISEVQCAHSAQRLHGGTGAVYVLLRKSAEKKAENRERHQKRLG
- a CDS encoding DUF3149 domain-containing protein — encoded protein: MDFWLNLLFGNAVGLSSMIVIFGALGLMLFYGGFFIYKVMNDKSPH
- a CDS encoding TraB/GumN family protein, producing the protein MRNRFAFCLLWLFIPPLHAEPLYWSATKGSTQLILFGSLHVGSDQLYPLPNPLTQELKQSAGLVVETDIRHQSNVTLPTTKVSSEQVLSDEQLFVLDGIAQQLRLDAQQIRQLPPWSASLILQMHQFLEMGYQAERGIDLYFMHQAEQDQLPVISLETLQFQVDLLAHLPNSGKELLVSLLDEWENNTKLTACMIESWKRGDEKSLLQMLTLTGMSVELEAQMLTERNKDWAEKLTQPHFLPQQGKPYVVVVGTLHLIGKQSLLSFLEQKGFSIKQLNQSQTATCSFL